CATGTCTTTATCTGAAAACGGACTTCCCGGCAATAGATCAAGTTGCAAAAAGATTGCAATATTATTAAGTTGTCATTGATGGAATTCGAAGTTGGTAATCAAccataaaacaaaaacaaagcgtACGTGCGATATGGTCATACAAGGAAGGGGGCGAACTTCCCATGAAAGGTGTGTCCTATTGGATCTGTAATTTCCAGTAAGCAATTCGTAGTTGTCAAAACAGCAGTTCTTTCTATTTGTGTAAAGTGACAAATGATTGTTACCACTGTAGATCGTATGaagactatatactgtattatagattcattgttttttgtttgttctttTAAAGGAATGAGTACTTCCTCAAAATTATAATATATCATTGTGTGGGTGAGTGACTTTCGATTTGCTATATCTCTATGTAATCAAGGGAATCTAGTGGGAAAGTTAGGTCTATTAACAAAAGCAACAACTGCAGACCCACAAAAAccgtattactgtattaatagtCACTTCTTCACATTTAGCCTACATGTAGCCTATTTTAATGTGCAGGAATTTAAACACTAACATGAAACATTTTCTCTTTCTGATTTCAGATTGAATTATACTGTGTGGTTTACTCTAAAGTATTCAGCAACAATGTTTCTATTGATTATTATAGTCACAAACTTTGGGACTTTGATAGCTGATGATGGTAAGCAGTCTTTTGTATATAGCCTATAAACATGTAAGTAGATTTAACCACAGTATTTTTGCCTGATCATGATTAACATTTGACAAGCTTTTTGTTTGTTAATTACTTGTAGCAATGAGTGACAGAAATCTTCAATGCTTCAACGATTATGACAAAAGTATGGTTTGTCATTTTACAACTGACAAGTCTaagtgtgctgaatacaacatgaCATTGAAATTATTGGGCTCACAAAATATGTAAGTATATGATTGTTTAAGTTTTTCTATTGTCGATGTTAATCTCACCAAGAAGTCATATTTCATTTCAAAACTGCATTATTATTCAACTTGTTTCCCAGAGGCCAGAATGATTGTACTTTCAAGGAAAAGGAGAGGTCCAATGATGTTTCCAAATGTGGATGCTCTATTGATCCAATGGTCCTTATTATTGGGGAGGAGTTTAATGCAACACTTTGGAATTCTGGGAAGTGCCTAAATTCCAAAGTCCTCTGTATCAAATGCAGCAGTGAGTTGCATCTACATATGCAGATTGCTATTTGGAAATGAATTACTGTTATAAAGAATATTGCATGAAATTAAACCATTCTTTAATTGATTGATATGTCAAACCATCCCTATCATTGTCCTATACAGTAAAACCCAAAACCCCCACCGTTCAAATGGTGAAACCAACAGAAAATGGGAATTTCCTGGTCAAATGGAAGACAAACTACCCTGATGATGCACCGTTTTCTAAGGCCTTGATTGCCGAATTGAGCTACAGAAAGAAAGGAGAAACAGATGAGGTAAAGGAGGGTGATATACAGCATTCCCCCGTTTGCTGTCACAtcacaaagacaacatttcttcTAGCCCTTTCCTTTCTTCTTACAGGTGTCCAAAAATGAGTCAACAACTTCCCATGAATTACTTGTCAGAGACTTGGAGCCAAACACCATTTATGCTCTGAAGGTCAGAACCTATACTGACATGAGTGGCCGTTTCAGTGACTGGAGTGAAGAGTTGGACTTCACCAACCGTAAGTGATTAAATGAGATTTATCATCCATGGGTTTTCAAACCTTAATTTCACTTTCACCTGGTAGCTCATTGTATATTCTTCTCTGCTCCACAGCTGCATCATCTCGGAAAGTACTCCAGATTGTCATTGTTTTCAGTTCCATTGCTGTTATCATCATTACAAGTGCTTTGTTTTGGTGCAGTGTTAGGTAAGTTGTCCTGACATGTCTGTAGGTGACAGTATGTCTGTTTCCACAAACATTTGTTATCATACAGCTTCATATTGGCCCTATAGGCTTTCAAATCCTCCTATTTCCCCCCTCTGCAGACTCAAAACCAAGTTGTGGGATAATATTCCTAAATGTTCAAACCCAGACCTTTTGTATATGGTTCCAGGAGTACCTAAGGTGAGGCTCTATcttcaattataaactgggtggtttgagccctgaatgctgattgtctgaaagccgtggtatatcagaccgtataccatgggtatgacaaaacaaaaTTTAAAACTATTTTAGAATAGTTACATTCGTAACTAGTTtagaatagcaataaggcacctcagtggtttgtgctatatggccaatataccacagctaagggctttgtccaggcactctgcgttgcgttgtgcagaagaacagcccttagccgtggtatattggccatttacCACACCTCCTTAGGCCTTATTGTTTAAATATTCTATGTTTAAATaaactgtagaccttcattactTTCATACTGTAATTCCTTCCATTTGTGTATTTGCATTTAGTGATGTTTGTTCTCCACCACAGGTATTGTCTCCTCCCAAAATACCTTTATCCTCCATCTATGTTGATTCTTCAAAAATGGACACTGAAGGAAAAACATGGTGAGCGTATAGATGCACTATAATGAAAAGGTGTCTTCGGGTTCAGTCCTATTCGCGTGGGCAGTCAAGTCCTTGCAATGAAAATAAGCTTTAATTCACTGTAAGTTGCCCGCTTGTCTTTTCTCTACAGGCCAAACCCCTCGATAGTAGATGGGAGCAGTGGAAGAGGTAGTGGCTCAGAGCTTGACTCATTATCTTCCCTGGGTTATGCCCACACATGTTCCATGAGCCCGGAGCCTAGTAATGTGCAGATCATTAGCCATCTTCAAGAGGCCCTGAGCAAAGTCTTTCCCAGCCTTGTTCCTTTGGACGGGAATCCTCAGTCATTGCTTTTAGCCCCTCCTATGACAGATGATGGTACACAAATGAACTGCCCTGAGTCAAATAGAGACATCGGTGTGTGTTCATCTGACTACAATCCTCTTCATTTCATGAGTGAGTCTGGAGGCTCTTGTGGGTCATCTTGTTTCAACAATATTACCTACTCCCCCTCAGTGCCCCTCAACTCCATTCAAGAGTTAACAACAAGCAAGACATCCTCATTTCCTACGCAGCCTCTGCTCTTGAAAAATGCCCATCCACAGCTGTTTCTTGGTACTGGTCAACAAGATCTTAACTTGTCCACTAACTGTGCACCCCTCTTGCAAACCGACTTTTCACATCACCTGTGTGATGGCGCCAGTCATGATTCAGAGACTACCACATCAGCAGAGGACACCAGTCTGATCTACGGCTCTAATGACAGCAATGTGTCCAAACCTCACAATGTTATCAGTGTCGTTCCTGGATATCAGAGCTTCAGTGAGGCGGTCGGTAAGGACAATGAGAGAGGAACTGATGCCTTCATGGATGTGCCACTGCCACTTAAATGTTTCCAGGATGTGGACAGTAGCAGGCCACTGATTTACGATGTGAATCCATGTTACCACAGCCTGCCTGACCCTGGATGCTGCCTCCCCCCGAGTGATGTTGATTATCAGACTTTACAGAGCCTGGGACAAAATAGCCCACATCAGTGGGTTTCAGACAAACTGCTGAACAAGTGTTTGGAGACTGAGATCCCTCAAAGCTCCATGGGGAACATGCCTCTAAATGTCATACCCAACTCACAGGGAGGACAATGTCCGATACCTGGATGTCCCTTTCTTACTGCTTTCTGTTCAGACCAAGCCATGCAAATAGACAATGACAGCTCTTATCATTGTGTGTGATTATACGGTAGACACTTTTGCACTTCACTTTACAATTTCTTTTATTTTGAGGACTTGAGCtcatatatatgtttttttctaTATTATACAAACAGTTTGAATACCATTCTGCCATGAAAATGCTGTGGCCTCATATCCAGAAATTTTGGATGTACAGCTCCTGTAAATAAACATTTGTGTGTGGGAAACTGCAACAGTTAATTTTTGAAGAGATATAACATGTCTTTGCCTTTGCCTCATCTTTCTGAAACATGTTGTTCATCATCTGGGATGTACTTCAGTTGAAATACTGAGCAATAACATCTAGGTTACACATCAAGGTCGTCAAACTAGTCTCCAGCCTCTAAAAGTGACTTCTCTTCTAATGGCTTCCCAAAATAGTCAGACAGTTTCATTGCATCTGATGTTTGATAGGCTAAATAGTGTTAACAGTACAAGCCTCATGCAAACATTGAGGTTGAATTTCTGATGAAAAAAGTGGTTGTCCTACTTTCTTATTCTGCGCTGTTCCTTGAAACAAGTACATTGCAGCTTCCATGGAAATACACGCCCAGAAAGTAGAGCCATCCTCTGATGTCATAGATGTGTTGCGATTCAGGTTAAACAAAAAAATTGGCTTTGTTTAGGGTTATTTTCTGAGGATGAAGTTCATGTTTTTTAGTGTTTATTGTAGAAAACAAAGACTTTTTTCTCTTCAAAGcgctttcaaatcaaattttatttgccacatacacatggttagcagatgttaatgcgagtggagcgaaatgcttgtgcttctacttccgaccatgcagtaatatctaacaagtaatctaacaatttcacaacatgtacatataaatatatggaagagcgatggccgaacggtataggcaagatgcagtagatggtatggagtacagtatatacatttgagatgagtaatgtagggtatgtaaacattatatgaagtggcattgtttaaagtgactagtgatacatatattacatccaattttttattattaaagtggctagagatttgagtcagtatgttggcagcagccactcaatgttagtgatggctgtttaacagtctgatgttgCGCCTTCTTGACCACGCTGTcagtgtgggtgaaccatttcagtttgtccgtgatgtgtacgccgaggaacttcaaaccttccaccttcactactgtcccatcgatgtggataggagggtgctccctctgctgtttcctgaagtccacgatcatctcctttgttttgttgacgttgagtgtgaggttattttcctgacaccatactccgagggccctcacctcttccctgtaggccgtctcgtcattgttggttatcaagcctaccactgtagtgtcgtctgcaaacttgatgattgagttggaggcgtgcattgcCACGCAGTGTGATtgcaattgcgtcgtctgtggacctattggggcggtaagcaaattggagtgcgtCTAGGGTgccaggtagggtggaggtgatatgatccttgactagtctctcaaagcacttcatgatgacggtagtgagtgctacagggccatagtcatttagctcagttatcttagctttcttgggaacaggaacaatggtggccctcttgaagcatatgGGAACAGcacactgggatagggattgattgaatatgtcctaaACACACCAgcattttctttttgtaatccgtgattgactgtagaccctgccacatacatctcgtgtctgagccgttgaattgtgactctacttttTCTATATAttgatgcttagcttgtttgattgccttgcggagggaatagctacactgtttgtattcggtcatgtttccggtcgccttgccctgattaaaagcagtggttcgcgctttcagttttacgcgaatgccgccatcaatccacggtttctggttggggaaggatTTAATattcgctgtgggtacaacatcccccatgcacttgctaataaactcgctcaccgaatcagcgtatacatcaatgttgttgttcgacgctatccggaacatatcccagtccacgtgatcgaagcaatcttgaagcgtggaatcagattggttggaccagcattgaacagacctgagcacgggcgtttcctgttttagtttctgtctataggctgggagcaacaaaatggagtcgtggtcagattggccgaaaggagggcgagggagggctttgtatgcgtcgcgcaaattagagtaacaatgatccagtATTTTTCcggcccgggtcgcgcattcgatatgctgataaaatttagggagccttgttttcagattagccttgttaaaaccccaagctacaataaatgcagcctcaggatatgtggtttccagtttacatagagtccaatgaagttattTCAGGGCCATTGAGGTGTCTGCtaaggggggatatacacgactgGGATTATagtcgaagagaattctcttggtagataatgcggtcggcattataaggaattctaggtcaggtgaacaaaaggacttgagttcctgtatgctgttatgatcacaccacgactcgttaatcataaggcgtacacccccgcccttcttcttaccagagagatgtttgtttctgtcggcgcgatgcgtgaagaaaccaggtggctgtaccgactctgataacgtatcccgagtgagccatgtttcgtgaaacagagaatgttacattcTCTGATGTCGCTCTGGTAgccaacccttgctcgaattttgtctaccttgttgtcaagagactggacattggcaagtagtatactcgggagcggtgggcgatgtgcccgtctacggagcctggccagatgaccgctccgtctgccccttctgtggCACCTTTGTTTTgagtcgccggctgggatccaatccattgtcctgggtggtggaccaaacagaggatacgcttcgggaaagtcgtattcctggtcataatgttggtaagttgacgttgctcttatatccaatagttcctcccagctgtatgtaaaagacttaagatttcctggggtaacagtgtaagaaataatacataaaaaaactaaatactgcatagttttctaagaacacgaagcgaggcggccatctctgtggGCGCTGGTGAAGCTTGAATAAAGATTACCTGACTAGTGACACACATAGCGATGGTTTATCATGCAGAATATTGTGAGGCGTTTGCCACAGTTTAACCATCAATAATAGTATACGGTTGGAATGACTGAGGCATTCAGCATAATTTCTTTCATGGTATTGTGGCGATTTTGTGACAGGCTGTTTTTGAACAAAGGCCAAGATAGAAGTGTGGAGACACCGGAGGGGATGGTGAAAGGCCATTTTCACAGAGCCACAGGTCTGCTATGCCAACTTGTCATGCTTATATTGAGCAAGCACGCAGGAATGCATGGTGGCATTCACAGCTATGTCATACTTCGAATGCTTTGGACAGGACGTGCAAGTGATGGAAATGACTTTTCACAGGCTTGAAAAATTGAATTTTGTTGAGGATTAAAAGGCAGCTCAAAGGTTGTCTTGAAAATGTGAATTTATTGAAATATTCTGTCATGGGCACCACTTTCTGTTATTGCCATTTAATAGCTCAAATACCTATGTACTTCTCTGTGTTGCAGGCACGTTAAGCTTCAGTCCAGTTAGTGTTAGAAATACCAGGTGAGGGCTTGTAGATTCCAATAAGTAATGCACATTTCAGGACTTATACCACACATTCTTCTTTATGTTTGTATGCAAAGGATCAAGTTGCACAATTGACAAAAAAATAGCACAAATGAAGAACACTTTAGGATTCTGATTATAATGCAATCAATACTCAATTACCTGTGAAGTACTGTGGAACCTCTGGTGCCCTCACTGGTCCAGTGCTTCTCTAAGGTCGTCGTCCACCTGTATGATTTATGGGCCCTGCTCTTGAACCTTGCTTGGAGAACAAATGAACTGCAGTGATGTCACATCTTCCTGCCAGTGATCAACATTAATGTCCTTTTTAGAGGGAGAAAATATACATCACTTTTATGGAGTACTAACAATGAAATCACTTTTATCCGGTTCTTTTTAGCTTTCTATCTAAATTGTTGCAAGTGTAATGTTGGACATAGATGCATTTTAAGGGGAGTAATGGAAAATATTTTAGGCTGAAAGTCTGCATCACCTTTAATATgtacccagtggtgtaaagtacttaagtaaaaatactttaaagcactacttaagtagttttctgAGGTATCTGtagtttactatttatatttttttgtcaacttttactccactacattcctaaagaaaataatgtattttctaCTCCAtattcattacattttgaatgcttagcaggacaggaaaattgtctaattcacgcgCTTAAaaagaaaatccctggtcatccctactgcatctgatctggcggactcactaaacacaaatgctttgtttgtaaattatgtctgagtgttggagtgtgcccctggctaaccATACATTTAAAAAGCAAGAAAATTGTTCCGTCTGGTTTTCTTAAtacaaggaatttgaaatggttatACTTTTATTTTGATAGCTAAATATATTatagaaattacatttacttttgatacttaagtatatttaaaaccaaaataCTTttctacttttactcaagtaggattttactgggtgactttcacttgagtcattttatattaaggaatctttacttttactcaagtatgacaattcggtactttttccaccaatgtATGTATCACACATTGTATATGACGTACAGTACCAGAAAGAACTTGCAATAGAAAACAGCACACGCAATCTATTGCCATGGTCAGAAAAAAAGAGAAGTGCATTATCATGAGGACGCAAACGTCTCTGCTTGGACTGAGATAACATATCCGTTTCCTGCATCTAAGAAAAGGAGAACCGCAACAGTATAGGTGCTACCTgacagtctttagaaaggaatAGTTGTAATAGGAGTTTAATTAGAGTGCTTTATATTGTATGATCAACGTTACTGTTACCTTCATTCTGATCTAAATTGATGCCTACAGTTGTATTTTAGCACCATCTCCTGAGCATAATGTGTATTGCACGTTGTTGTCCCACACAATAACCTCTGATATTTATTGAATGTGCAATCTAGAACTTAAATCCCCAGTAAAAATGAAAGTGTTGCACTTGCCCAGTGATGTTTACCAACACTTTGGGAGACACAAACCGAAGAAGCACAAGCAAGCGCACCTGTTGGTTTCaatttttaaaaatctgattGTGTTTGTTCCTTCTCGTTGCCACAGAGGACTCATAAAGTAGGTTACTttaaccaattttttttttttttaagtttacaATAGACATTTGCTTTATTTATAAACAGATACAAGCAACCAAAACATTAACAGGCACTTAGTATGCATGACTGACAACATTTTGAagtgtaaaatgtaaaatattgAAAAAAAATGGAAGTAAAAGGATACCATAAATGTTAATGCATATAGATGTATTTTTtaactactctactactacaaaATAAGTTGTACAGTAATTGTATTATTACAAGGCaatattgttttttttaaatcactggaTAGCTCTTGTAAGCTTTGGCATGGTGGATGTTGAGAATTGTTATAGACTAAATTTGAATTTTTTTGTCTATCTATACACATTTCAACACAGCATTAAATTTGCCGGTATACATCAATATCGTTTCCCGTAGCTAGCGTGTTTTTGTCACTAATAACATATTTTCTGAAACTGTAAGATCATTATATAAGCCTCAATATTAACATTTCTTCTGTTTAGTATGCATCTTAAATTCTAACAAACATCTAAAAACAATTCCATCACGTTATGAAATGTATGATGCATTATAACACTACCACAGAATTTGCAACAATGAGACTCTTAAATAACAACCCTGAGAGCAATGCATAAAGACAGCTAATACATCAGGTGAGTGGTTACGACTTAtattacacatacacaatcctattggaaaaggttaaaaaaaaatacatttactcaTGTTATAATTAGTGTGTTGTGCAAGATAAGTTAAAGCTAAGACATTGAAGGTGCAAAGTATCTTTCCTGTTAAAAAACCTAGAAATGTAAGTCTGACATACATGACTGTGCCAGTGTTGAAATGACAGGTCCTAATACTCTTGTTGTAGGTCTACAGAGAAGTTCTGTATTCTTTCCACCATGAAGAAGCAGAGTGTTCCAGTGAAACCCAGGATGACCATAACGAGCAGTTGCCATGTCAACAGCAAGTAGCCACTGTAGAAGAAGGCAACTGCTGCAAAAATGGACTGGCAAAGGAAAGAAGAAAACAAAAACTTGTTGAAAGTAATACAAAGAGTTGACTTTGTGTTACTACTCTGTCACAGTAATGTATGAATTGTGTCTTAGATTGTGAGTTCTTACAGAATACTAATGTAATAAAAGAATTGGTACATACAgctataaaataacaataatgcatGTTTGTGTGGCTAAATAGACCGCCACAAGAAGGCCTTCAATCGTCCTTCACTCTAGTTATTCTTACAGTATAACCACACAAGGGAtatactaccagtcaaaagttttagaacacctactcattcaagggtttttcttcatttgtactattttctacattgtagaataatagtgaagacatcaaaactatgaaataacacatatggaatcttgtagtaaccaaaaaaagtgttaaacaaatcaaaatatattttatatttgagattcttcaaatagccacccttttccctggtgacagcttggcacactcttggcattctctcaaccagctcacctagaatgcttttcaacagtcttgaaggagttctcacatatgctgagcacttgttggctgcttttccttcact
The sequence above is a segment of the Salvelinus alpinus chromosome 1, SLU_Salpinus.1, whole genome shotgun sequence genome. Coding sequences within it:
- the LOC139578068 gene encoding uncharacterized protein, with translation MFLLIIIVTNFGTLIADDAMSDRNLQCFNDYDKSMVCHFTTDKSKCAEYNMTLKLLGSQNIGQNDCTFKEKERSNDVSKCGCSIDPMVLIIGEEFNATLWNSGKCLNSKVLCIKCSIKPKTPTVQMVKPTENGNFLVKWKTNYPDDAPFSKALIAELSYRKKGETDEVSKNESTTSHELLVRDLEPNTIYALKVRTYTDMSGRFSDWSEELDFTNPASSRKVLQIVIVFSSIAVIIITSALFWCSVRLKTKLWDNIPKCSNPDLLYMVPGVPKVLSPPKIPLSSIYVDSSKMDTEGKTWPNPSIVDGSSGRGSGSELDSLSSLGYAHTCSMSPEPSNVQIISHLQEALSKVFPSLVPLDGNPQSLLLAPPMTDDGTQMNCPESNRDIGVCSSDYNPLHFMSESGGSCGSSCFNNITYSPSVPLNSIQELTTSKTSSFPTQPLLLKNAHPQLFLGTGQQDLNLSTNCAPLLQTDFSHHLCDGASHDSETTTSAEDTSLIYGSNDSNVSKPHNVISVVPGYQSFSEAVGKDNERGTDAFMDVPLPLKCFQDVDSSRPLIYDVNPCYHSLPDPGCCLPPSDVDYQTLQSLGQNSPHQWVSDKLLNKCLETEIPQSSMGNMPLNVIPNSQGGQCPIPGCPFLTAFCSDQAMQIDNDSSYHCV